A single window of Dermochelys coriacea isolate rDerCor1 chromosome 14, rDerCor1.pri.v4, whole genome shotgun sequence DNA harbors:
- the LOC119842975 gene encoding LOW QUALITY PROTEIN: olfactory receptor 5B21-like (The sequence of the model RefSeq protein was modified relative to this genomic sequence to represent the inferred CDS: deleted 1 base in 1 codon): protein MESKDGNLSNFMVQPSLSMFITFHYHRMQLMEKGDAENQTDVTEFILLGFGDLPELQILFFLVFLVIYIVTMAGNILIIALVVTDQHLHTPMYFFLGNLSCLETCYTSALLPRMLASLLTGDRTISVRGCMTQFFFFCFLTTTECSLLAAMSYDRYLAICKPLHYGTSMNGKLCLQLAAGCWISGFLLCTIMIGFMSQLIFCGPNEMDHFFCDLTPMLKLSCSDTSQMMLILYIFSFPHAVSPFLLTLTSYVCIVSTILRIPSTTGRQKAFSTCFSHLIVVTLFYGTIMIVYLVPKSSNLRVLNKVFSVCYTVLTPLANPLIYSLRNREVKVALRKAVRKCLALTKDSD, encoded by the exons ATGGAATCAAAAGATGGAAATCTATCTAATTTCATGGTACAGCCAAGTCTTTCAATGTTCATTACTTTTCACTATCACAGGATGCAGCTCATGGAGAAAGGAGATGCGGAAAATCAAACAGATGTGACAGAATTCATCCTCCTGGGGTTTGGGGATCTCCCTGAACTGCAGATCCTTTTCTTCCTGGTTTTCCTAGTGATCTATATTGTGACCATGGCAGGAAACATCCTCATCATTGCTCTGGTTGTGACTGATCAGCACCTTCACACCCCT ATGTACTTCTTCCTGGGGAACTTGTCCTGCCTGGAGACCTGCTACACTTCTGCCCTCCTGCCCAGGATGCTGGCCAGTCTCCTGACTGGGGACAGAACCATTTCTGTGCGGGGCTGCATgacacagttttttttcttttgttttctaacaACTACGGAGTGTTCTCTCCTGGCAGCAATGTCTTATGATCGGTATTTAGCCATATGCAAACCACTGCACTATGGAACCTCTATGAATGGCAAGTTGTGCCTCCAGCTAGCAGCTGGGTGTTGGATAAGTGGATTTCTACTTTGTACAATAATGATAGGTTTTATGTCACAATTAATTTTCTGTGGCCCCAATGAAATGGACCATTTCTTTTGTGATCTCACCCCAATGCTAAAGCTCTCCTGCAGTGACACCAGCCAGATGATGCTGATTCTTTATATATTTTCCTTCCCACATGCAGTTTCCCCCTTTCTATTAACCTTGACATCCTATGTTTGTATTGTTAGCACCATCCTGAGAATCCCTTCCACCACCGGGAGGCAAAAGGCCTTTTCCACCTGCTTCTCTCACCTCATCGTGGTAACACTTTTCTATGGGACCATAATGATTGTCTACCTGGTACCGAAATCCAGCAACCTGAGAGTCCTGAACAAAGTATTCTCTGTCTGCTACACAGTCCTGACTCCCCTGGCCaatcccctcatctacagcctgagaaacaGAGAGGTCAAGGTGGCCCTGAGAAAAGCTGTTAGGAAATGTCTGGCCCTCACAAAGGATTCAGACTAG